A genomic window from Streptomyces sp. 846.5 includes:
- a CDS encoding glycosyl hydrolase family 65 protein yields MIPHPAYTVDPWTLRETELDLDMLAQSESLFALSNGHIGWRGNLDEGEPNGLPGSYLNGFHELHPMPYAEAGYGNPESGQTVVNVTNGKIIRLLVDDEPFDLRYGVLHNHERVLDLRAGVLRRSCEWTSPAGRTVRVSSTRLVSFSQRAVAAIAYEVEPIDGMARIVVQSELVASEEMPLRSGDPRIAAALDRTLQPEAGYATGTRLALAHSTLRSGLKIAVTADHRVDGPEGTTTFAESSENVSRLLVTSVVQPGQRLRLEKFVAYGWSAERSLPALRDQAEAAMAGARSTGWQELLRQQRDYLDDFWDRADVEVEGDAEIQQAVRFALFHVLQAGARAEQRALGAKGLTGSGYDGHSFWDTETVVLPVLAATHPDAVSHALRWRHSTLGAARERARLLGLSGAAFPWRTINGEEGSGYWPAGTAAFHINADIADAVVRYTAISGDPDFEREVGMELLVETARLWRSLGHHDSAGAFHIDGVTGPDEYSAVADDNVYTNLMAQANLRAAADAAERHPEQAHALGVDDEETAVWRDAAAAIALPYNHDLDVHEQSADFTGHQAWDFEHTDPEQYPLLLHFPYFDLYRKQVIKQADLVLAMYLRGEAFDPGQKARNFAYYEQLTVRDSSLSAYCQAVMAAEVGHLELAYDYLGEAALMDLNDLENNTSDGLHIASLAGTWTALVAGLGGMRLRGNHLAFAPSLPQRLTRLAFRLQFRGRRLQVEITPSGADYTLASGPPLDLYHCGEPITITTDKPVTCDLHPLPHLPDTSPPKGREPLKRRLGPLP; encoded by the coding sequence ATGATTCCCCACCCCGCATACACCGTCGACCCCTGGACGCTGCGCGAGACCGAGCTCGACCTGGACATGCTGGCCCAGAGCGAATCGCTGTTCGCGCTCTCCAACGGCCACATCGGCTGGCGCGGCAACCTGGACGAGGGTGAGCCCAACGGACTGCCGGGGAGCTACCTCAACGGCTTCCACGAGCTGCACCCCATGCCCTACGCCGAGGCCGGCTACGGCAACCCGGAGTCGGGGCAGACCGTCGTCAACGTCACCAACGGCAAGATCATCAGGCTGCTGGTCGACGACGAGCCCTTCGACCTCCGGTACGGCGTGCTGCACAACCACGAGCGGGTGCTCGACCTGCGCGCGGGAGTACTGCGCCGCAGCTGCGAATGGACCTCGCCGGCCGGACGCACCGTCAGGGTCAGCTCCACCCGGCTGGTCTCCTTCAGCCAGCGGGCCGTCGCCGCCATCGCCTACGAGGTCGAGCCGATCGACGGCATGGCGCGGATCGTGGTGCAGTCCGAGCTGGTCGCGTCCGAGGAGATGCCGCTCCGCTCGGGCGACCCCCGGATCGCCGCCGCGCTGGACCGCACCCTGCAGCCGGAGGCCGGGTACGCGACCGGGACGCGGCTCGCGCTGGCCCACTCCACCCTGCGCAGCGGGCTGAAGATCGCCGTCACTGCGGACCACCGGGTGGACGGCCCGGAGGGCACCACCACCTTCGCCGAGTCCAGCGAGAACGTCAGCCGACTGCTCGTCACCTCGGTGGTGCAGCCCGGACAGCGGCTGCGGCTGGAGAAGTTCGTCGCCTACGGCTGGTCGGCCGAGCGCTCGCTGCCGGCCCTGCGGGACCAGGCCGAGGCGGCGATGGCCGGCGCCCGCAGCACCGGCTGGCAGGAGCTGCTGCGGCAGCAGCGCGACTACCTGGACGACTTCTGGGACCGCGCGGACGTCGAGGTCGAGGGCGACGCGGAGATCCAGCAGGCGGTGCGTTTCGCGCTGTTCCATGTGCTCCAGGCCGGGGCCAGGGCCGAGCAGCGCGCCCTCGGCGCCAAGGGCCTGACCGGATCGGGCTACGACGGGCACAGCTTCTGGGACACCGAGACGGTGGTGCTGCCGGTGCTCGCGGCCACCCATCCCGACGCGGTGTCGCACGCGCTGCGCTGGCGGCACTCCACCCTGGGCGCCGCCCGCGAACGGGCCCGGCTGCTGGGGCTCTCCGGGGCGGCCTTCCCCTGGCGCACCATCAACGGCGAGGAGGGGTCCGGTTACTGGCCGGCCGGGACGGCCGCGTTCCACATCAACGCCGACATCGCCGACGCGGTGGTCCGCTACACCGCGATCAGTGGCGACCCCGACTTCGAGCGCGAGGTCGGCATGGAGCTGCTGGTGGAGACCGCACGGTTGTGGCGCTCGCTGGGCCACCACGACAGCGCCGGCGCCTTCCACATCGACGGGGTCACCGGCCCGGACGAGTACAGCGCCGTCGCCGACGACAACGTCTACACCAACCTGATGGCGCAGGCGAACCTCCGCGCGGCGGCGGACGCGGCCGAGCGCCACCCGGAGCAGGCGCACGCCCTCGGCGTGGACGACGAGGAGACCGCGGTCTGGCGCGACGCGGCGGCGGCCATCGCCCTCCCGTACAACCACGACCTCGACGTGCACGAGCAGTCGGCCGACTTCACCGGGCACCAGGCCTGGGACTTCGAGCACACCGACCCGGAGCAGTACCCGCTGCTGCTGCACTTCCCCTACTTCGACCTGTACCGCAAGCAGGTGATCAAGCAGGCGGACCTGGTGCTGGCGATGTACCTGCGCGGCGAGGCCTTCGACCCGGGCCAGAAGGCACGCAACTTCGCCTACTACGAGCAGCTGACGGTCCGTGACTCGTCGCTCTCCGCCTACTGCCAGGCGGTGATGGCCGCCGAGGTCGGCCACTTGGAGCTGGCCTACGACTACCTGGGCGAGGCCGCCCTGATGGACCTGAACGACCTGGAGAACAACACCAGCGACGGCCTGCACATCGCCTCCCTGGCCGGCACCTGGACGGCGCTGGTCGCCGGCCTCGGCGGAATGCGCCTGCGCGGCAACCACCTGGCCTTCGCGCCCAGCCTCCCGCAACGGCTCACCCGGCTGGCGTTCCGGCTCCAGTTCCGCGGCCGCAGGCTCCAGGTGGAGAT
- a CDS encoding beta-phosphoglucomutase family hydrolase: MSTPSTRNGLGLGLPESISVCLFDMDGVLTRTAVVHAAAWKQMFDGFLRARDGDGFRPFDATEDYDEYVDGRPRADGVRSFLASRGIELPEGAADDPPERDTVQGLGNRKNILVQERIKTQGVEAYEGTVRYLKAVRAAGLATAVVSSSANCHDVLVSAGIEDLLDVRVDAGVAERLGLPGKPHPDTYLEAARELGVGPAHAAVFEDALVGMEAGRSGRFGYVVGVDRVGQADELRAHGADTVVQDLAELLESRE; the protein is encoded by the coding sequence ATGAGCACCCCGAGCACCCGCAACGGCCTCGGTCTCGGCCTGCCCGAGTCCATCTCGGTCTGCCTGTTCGACATGGACGGGGTGCTGACCCGCACCGCTGTCGTCCATGCGGCGGCCTGGAAGCAGATGTTCGACGGCTTCCTGCGCGCCCGCGACGGCGACGGCTTCAGGCCCTTCGACGCGACCGAGGACTACGACGAGTACGTGGACGGGCGCCCCCGCGCCGACGGCGTCCGCAGCTTCCTGGCCTCGCGCGGCATCGAACTGCCCGAGGGCGCCGCGGACGACCCGCCGGAGCGCGACACCGTGCAGGGCCTGGGCAACCGCAAGAACATCCTGGTCCAGGAACGGATCAAGACCCAGGGCGTCGAGGCGTACGAGGGGACCGTGCGCTACCTCAAGGCGGTCCGTGCGGCCGGGCTGGCCACGGCCGTGGTCTCGTCCAGCGCCAACTGCCACGACGTGCTGGTCTCGGCCGGGATCGAGGACCTGCTGGACGTACGGGTGGACGCCGGCGTCGCTGAGCGGCTCGGGCTGCCGGGCAAACCGCACCCGGACACCTACCTGGAGGCCGCCCGGGAGCTGGGCGTCGGGCCCGCCCACGCCGCCGTCTTCGAGGACGCCCTGGTCGGCATGGAGGCCGGCCGCTCGGGCCGGTTCGGCTACGTGGTCGGCGTGGACCGCGTCGGCCAGGCCGACGAACTGCGCGCCCACGGCGCGGACACCGTTGTGCAGGACCTCGCCGAACTGCTGGAGAGCCGCGAATGA
- a CDS encoding trypsin-like peptidase domain-containing protein, translating into MSGTDMGRRAPRRRPFVLLVLVVVLVAAVWASTRDGRGSGGASATGSKGASPSAGSTIPVTTVDKGLVDINVVLGYQDIRAAATGMVLTPSGEVLTNNHVINGATEISAVDIGNGRSYTATVVGYDRGHDLAVLQLKGASGLATVRLGDSSGLGVGDQVTAVGNAGGRGNVPQASPGRVTALQRSITAGDDATGESEQLTGMIQVDAAVQPGDSGGPLLDASGSVVGVDTAASQGFSFRGGTDGSSPGTVGFATPIATARSVADAIEGGRTTDGIHIGPTAMLGLQVETFTDGSPGALVAGVVDGSPAAGAGLVAGDLITSFDGRSVSGPGVLTTLVTGHRPGDRVTVQWTDQAGGNHSKSVTLAAGPAD; encoded by the coding sequence ATGAGTGGGACGGACATGGGGCGCCGCGCGCCCAGGCGCAGGCCCTTCGTACTGCTGGTGCTGGTGGTCGTCCTGGTGGCGGCGGTCTGGGCGAGCACCCGGGACGGGCGCGGCAGCGGCGGTGCGTCCGCGACCGGGTCGAAGGGCGCATCGCCCTCCGCCGGTTCGACCATCCCGGTGACCACGGTCGACAAGGGCCTGGTCGACATCAATGTCGTCCTCGGCTACCAGGACATCCGGGCCGCCGCCACCGGCATGGTGCTGACCCCCTCGGGCGAGGTGCTCACCAACAACCACGTCATCAACGGCGCCACCGAGATCTCCGCCGTGGACATCGGCAACGGGCGCAGCTACACCGCGACCGTGGTCGGTTACGACCGCGGGCACGACCTGGCCGTCCTGCAGCTGAAGGGGGCCTCGGGGCTGGCGACGGTGCGGCTCGGGGACTCGTCCGGACTGGGGGTCGGGGACCAGGTCACAGCGGTGGGCAATGCCGGCGGTCGAGGCAACGTCCCGCAGGCGTCCCCGGGCCGGGTGACGGCACTCCAGCGGTCGATCACCGCCGGTGACGACGCCACCGGCGAGTCCGAGCAGCTGACCGGCATGATCCAGGTCGACGCCGCGGTGCAGCCGGGGGATTCCGGCGGTCCGCTGCTGGACGCGTCCGGCTCGGTGGTCGGTGTGGACACGGCCGCGTCCCAGGGTTTCAGCTTCCGGGGCGGCACGGACGGCAGCAGCCCCGGCACGGTCGGCTTCGCCACGCCGATCGCCACCGCCCGCTCCGTGGCCGACGCCATCGAGGGCGGCCGGACGACCGACGGCATCCACATCGGGCCCACCGCCATGCTGGGGCTCCAGGTCGAGACCTTCACGGACGGCTCCCCCGGGGCCCTGGTCGCCGGAGTGGTCGACGGATCCCCGGCGGCCGGGGCGGGCCTGGTCGCCGGAGACCTGATCACCTCGTTCGACGGCCGGTCCGTCTCCGGCCCCGGCGTCCTCACCACCCTGGTGACCGGCCACCGCCCCGGGGACCGGGTCACCGTCCAGTGGACCGACCAGGCCGGCGGCAACCACAGCAAGTCGGTGACGCTGGCGGCAGGGCCCGCGGACTGA
- a CDS encoding ABC transporter permease: MSVSPVVSDHDAEAAARQARPQPHPHDHVVDAPSPRVGATGARGALLPALIVLAIGSIFVSVYLAAFHAPKPHQLPVAVVGATAEQYPGFELRSYPDLASARSAVQHREVYAAYDASSPTGSPVLLYSSANGPSVTALLEGTFLHGKVSAAQDVRPASSGDTRGLSVFYSAFGLVLAGFLFGTMTYQMAPRLEFRWRMGGLAFFSATGGLAVAAIAGTVFGALPGPFLAIAGLTALMAAAVGGATMALVRLLGPAGVSVSSVLLLILGNATSGGILPPDFLPAWLHPLSSVLPVGVGVRAIQGVAYFHNDGLIRGIVVLVLWIAACAGILWQRDVRAARERAA; the protein is encoded by the coding sequence GTGTCCGTGTCCCCCGTCGTGTCCGACCATGATGCCGAAGCCGCGGCGCGGCAGGCCCGCCCCCAGCCCCACCCGCACGACCATGTCGTGGACGCGCCCTCGCCCCGGGTCGGCGCGACCGGGGCCAGGGGCGCGCTGCTGCCCGCTCTCATCGTGCTGGCGATCGGGTCCATCTTCGTCAGCGTCTACCTCGCCGCCTTCCACGCGCCCAAGCCGCACCAGCTGCCCGTGGCCGTTGTAGGCGCCACCGCCGAGCAGTACCCCGGCTTCGAACTGCGCAGCTACCCCGACCTGGCCTCCGCCCGCAGCGCCGTGCAGCACCGCGAGGTCTACGCGGCCTACGACGCGTCGAGCCCGACCGGAAGCCCGGTGCTGCTCTACAGCAGCGCCAACGGACCCTCCGTCACCGCACTGCTGGAGGGCACCTTCCTGCACGGAAAGGTCTCGGCCGCCCAGGACGTCCGGCCGGCCTCCAGCGGCGACACCCGCGGCCTGTCCGTCTTCTACTCCGCCTTCGGCCTGGTGCTGGCCGGCTTCCTGTTCGGCACCATGACCTACCAGATGGCCCCCAGGCTGGAGTTCCGCTGGCGGATGGGCGGCCTGGCGTTCTTCAGCGCGACCGGCGGCCTGGCCGTCGCCGCTATCGCGGGCACCGTCTTCGGCGCGCTGCCCGGCCCCTTCCTCGCCATCGCCGGGCTCACCGCGCTGATGGCGGCCGCCGTCGGCGGGGCGACCATGGCGCTGGTGCGGCTGCTGGGCCCGGCGGGGGTGAGCGTCTCCTCGGTGCTGCTGCTGATCCTGGGCAATGCCACCAGCGGCGGCATACTGCCCCCGGACTTCCTGCCGGCCTGGCTGCACCCGCTCTCCTCGGTGCTGCCGGTGGGCGTCGGGGTCCGTGCGATCCAGGGCGTGGCCTACTTCCACAACGACGGCTTGATCAGGGGGATCGTGGTGCTGGTGCTCTGGATCGCCGCGTGCGCGGGCATCCTGTGGCAGCGCGACGTGCGGGCGGCCCGGGAGCGCGCCGCCTGA
- a CDS encoding MarR family transcriptional regulator, whose product MIDDPSTRTGYLAWQFAQAAVLRLERGLRPLDLSLAQHNALVQVGLSPGISSASVARRAGMTAQSMGTAVNGLIDRGLLERRPHPTNRRVMQLHPTEAGLALVELSQAALNEAHAGLFESLSAEDEAVLGGLLRRLVQHTNPEALDLSRPRPE is encoded by the coding sequence GTGATCGACGACCCGTCCACCCGAACCGGCTATCTGGCCTGGCAGTTCGCCCAGGCCGCGGTGCTGCGCCTGGAGCGGGGGCTGCGCCCGCTGGACCTGAGCCTGGCCCAGCACAACGCCCTGGTGCAGGTGGGCCTCTCGCCCGGGATCTCCAGCGCCTCCGTCGCCCGGCGGGCCGGGATGACCGCCCAGTCCATGGGCACCGCCGTCAACGGCCTGATCGACCGTGGGCTGCTGGAACGCCGACCGCACCCCACCAACCGCAGGGTGATGCAGCTCCACCCCACCGAGGCGGGGCTGGCCCTGGTCGAGCTCTCCCAGGCGGCCCTCAACGAGGCCCACGCGGGCCTGTTCGAGTCCCTGTCGGCCGAGGACGAGGCCGTCCTCGGCGGACTGCTGCGACGGCTGGTCCAGCACACCAATCCGGAGGCCCTGGACCTGAGCCGCCCGCGTCCGGAGTGA
- a CDS encoding NUDIX domain-containing protein has product MSPWPTVSRRQLTEGRFVRAFQDEVLLAEGVTGTWEWVDVADAVRVVAVDAEGRIALVEDEFYLQRRRLLLVPGGGVERAEEPEAAARRELEEETGWRAGRLEPLGVIEQLPTATPARAHLFLAGELTPGTLAREASEAGMTLQWRTLDEAVAAVREGAVTEAGSVSAILLAALRL; this is encoded by the coding sequence ATGAGTCCCTGGCCCACAGTCAGCCGACGCCAGCTCACCGAGGGGCGCTTCGTCCGTGCCTTCCAGGACGAGGTGCTCCTCGCCGAGGGGGTCACCGGGACCTGGGAGTGGGTCGACGTGGCCGACGCCGTCCGGGTGGTGGCCGTCGACGCGGAGGGGCGGATCGCCCTGGTGGAGGACGAGTTCTACCTGCAGCGGCGCCGGCTGCTACTGGTTCCCGGCGGGGGAGTGGAGCGCGCCGAGGAGCCGGAGGCGGCCGCCCGCCGCGAGCTGGAGGAGGAGACCGGCTGGCGCGCGGGGCGGCTGGAGCCGCTCGGCGTCATCGAGCAACTGCCCACCGCCACCCCGGCCCGAGCGCATCTGTTCCTCGCCGGCGAACTCACCCCGGGCACACTGGCGCGGGAGGCGAGCGAGGCCGGGATGACGCTGCAGTGGCGGACTCTGGACGAGGCCGTGGCGGCGGTACGGGAGGGCGCGGTCACCGAGGCCGGCAGCGTGAGCGCGATCCTACTCGCGGCGCTCAGGCTGTAG
- a CDS encoding alpha-galactosidase — translation MPQIVHVPDQQLWILSGPESSYVLHLDREGLLHGLHWGPRLDAEQAVSLLDLPAPVRRGYQDAADGRLDLAAAGGARFGHAGLQVRFADGTRDLELELTGHRVDEDEDADGSSELILEFADRYYPLAVETRYLLRPDSDVIERRLRLRHTGPAGGEAATEPVTVLCADSATWVLPPLEGYRLSQVHGQWAAETQLTRSELAYGETVLTSRRGVSSHHAQPWAMLDDGTATETGGAVYGCALAWSGSWQLTLQRLPDGQASVSAGDQHTPMIRILAPGEELETPASLGLYSEGGFGAASRAWHRHIRSQVLEHPDELRPVLYNSWEATYFDIGLENQKSLADRAAAMGVELFVMDDGWFGSRTNDSAGLGDWTPNPDRFPDGLAPLIDHVHGLGMAFGLWVEPEMTNPDSDLYRAHPDWVLHQPHRERTEMRNQLVLNLAKPEVADWLHATIDGLLRDNAIDFLKWDMNRPFTEAGPVGAGGDDRLWTDYTRNLYAVLDRLRADHPSVRIEDCASGGGRIDLGLLARTDQVWTSDNTDPADRLHIQHGFSQLHPAQVMGAWVTDSPNPFTRRSTPLDFRFHSAMAGVLGIGGDLAEWTKEELARAAELVAAYKTVRPLVQHGVQYRLRGPEQELSAVQFVAADGTGTAVLAYRRSRSMGEGNPVLRLQGLRADARYRDTDTGRLHHGAVLLARGLPLDLPEGDWASTLVHLTAV, via the coding sequence GTGCCGCAGATCGTCCACGTCCCGGACCAGCAGCTCTGGATCCTCAGCGGGCCGGAGTCCAGCTACGTCCTGCACCTCGACCGCGAAGGACTGCTGCACGGACTGCACTGGGGCCCACGGCTGGACGCCGAGCAGGCCGTCTCGCTGCTCGACCTCCCCGCGCCGGTCCGCCGCGGCTACCAGGACGCCGCCGACGGCCGGCTCGACCTCGCGGCGGCGGGCGGTGCGCGCTTCGGCCACGCCGGCCTCCAGGTCCGCTTCGCCGACGGAACCCGGGACCTGGAACTGGAACTGACGGGTCATCGGGTGGACGAGGACGAGGACGCCGACGGATCGTCGGAGCTGATCCTGGAGTTCGCCGACCGCTACTACCCGCTGGCGGTCGAGACCCGCTATCTGCTGCGCCCGGACAGCGACGTCATCGAACGCCGGCTGCGACTGCGGCACACCGGCCCGGCCGGGGGCGAGGCCGCGACGGAGCCGGTGACGGTGCTGTGCGCCGACTCGGCCACGTGGGTGCTGCCGCCGCTGGAGGGCTACCGGCTCAGCCAGGTGCACGGCCAGTGGGCCGCCGAGACCCAGCTGACCCGCAGCGAACTCGCCTACGGCGAGACCGTGCTGACCAGCCGTCGCGGGGTGAGCAGCCACCACGCCCAGCCCTGGGCCATGCTCGACGACGGCACCGCCACCGAGACCGGCGGCGCGGTCTACGGCTGCGCCCTGGCCTGGAGCGGCAGTTGGCAGCTCACCCTGCAGCGCCTCCCCGACGGGCAGGCGTCCGTCTCTGCCGGGGACCAGCACACGCCGATGATCCGGATACTGGCCCCCGGAGAGGAGTTGGAGACCCCGGCCAGCCTCGGCCTCTACAGCGAGGGCGGCTTCGGCGCCGCCAGCCGCGCCTGGCACCGGCACATCAGGTCCCAGGTGCTGGAGCACCCCGACGAGTTGCGCCCGGTGCTCTACAACTCCTGGGAGGCCACCTACTTCGACATCGGCCTGGAGAACCAGAAGTCACTGGCGGACCGCGCCGCCGCGATGGGCGTGGAGCTGTTCGTCATGGACGACGGCTGGTTCGGCTCCCGCACCAACGACTCCGCCGGGCTCGGCGACTGGACCCCCAACCCGGACCGTTTCCCGGACGGCCTGGCGCCGCTGATCGACCACGTCCACGGCCTGGGCATGGCCTTCGGCCTCTGGGTCGAGCCGGAGATGACCAACCCGGACAGCGACCTCTACCGCGCCCACCCGGACTGGGTGCTGCACCAGCCGCACCGCGAACGCACCGAGATGCGCAACCAGTTGGTGCTCAACCTGGCCAAGCCGGAGGTCGCCGACTGGCTGCACGCCACCATCGACGGGTTGCTGCGGGACAACGCCATCGACTTCCTCAAGTGGGACATGAACCGTCCCTTCACCGAGGCCGGACCGGTCGGCGCGGGCGGCGACGACCGGCTCTGGACCGACTACACCCGGAACCTCTACGCCGTCCTGGACCGGCTGCGGGCCGACCATCCGTCGGTCCGGATCGAGGACTGCGCCAGCGGCGGCGGCCGGATCGACCTCGGCCTGCTCGCCCGCACCGACCAGGTGTGGACCTCCGACAACACCGACCCCGCCGACCGCCTGCACATCCAGCACGGCTTCTCCCAGCTGCACCCGGCGCAGGTGATGGGCGCCTGGGTGACCGACAGCCCCAACCCGTTCACCCGCCGCAGCACCCCGTTGGACTTCCGCTTCCACTCCGCGATGGCAGGCGTCCTGGGCATCGGCGGCGACCTCGCCGAGTGGACCAAGGAGGAACTGGCCCGGGCCGCCGAGCTGGTCGCCGCCTACAAGACCGTCCGGCCGCTGGTGCAGCACGGGGTGCAGTACCGACTGCGAGGGCCGGAGCAGGAGTTGAGCGCGGTCCAGTTCGTGGCGGCGGACGGGACGGGGACCGCGGTCCTCGCCTACCGGCGCTCCCGCTCCATGGGCGAGGGCAACCCGGTGCTGCGGCTGCAGGGGCTGCGTGCGGACGCCCGCTACCGCGACACCGACACCGGCAGGCTGCACCACGGCGCGGTCCTGCTCGCCCGGGGCCTGCCGCTGGACCTGCCGGAGGGCGACTGGGCCAGCACGCTGGTGCATCTCACCGCCGTCTGA
- a CDS encoding DUF2470 domain-containing protein: MKPAENAVEPVEPTEAERVRSVLQAATSLTVAANGGRHDFHGPDLLAADAAGLALRAPAECRLTRETVVAGSAGLPVLLEWTDLAPLPAGNRVRAQVCVAGRLRASRPTRDGLRLLRLDVHQVVLDVDGSETLVDPVQLVRAEPDPLASVEAALLLHLDEDHQDHVAALAGLIGSQLLRGARRMVPYALDRYGIVLRLEYAGAHQDVRLAFGEPLPDADQVGHRLHALMAAAAAAPTGSGAGRPRD, encoded by the coding sequence GTGAAGCCTGCCGAGAACGCCGTCGAGCCTGTCGAGCCCACCGAAGCCGAGCGGGTGCGCAGCGTGCTGCAGGCCGCCACCTCGCTCACGGTCGCCGCCAACGGGGGCCGGCACGACTTCCACGGTCCGGACCTGCTCGCCGCCGACGCCGCAGGCCTGGCCCTGCGCGCCCCGGCGGAGTGCCGGCTCACCCGGGAGACCGTGGTCGCGGGCTCGGCCGGGCTGCCGGTGCTGCTGGAGTGGACCGACCTCGCCCCGCTCCCGGCCGGCAACCGGGTCCGCGCCCAGGTGTGCGTCGCCGGCCGGCTGCGAGCCTCGCGGCCCACCCGGGACGGTCTGCGGCTGCTGCGTCTCGACGTGCACCAGGTGGTCCTCGACGTCGACGGCAGCGAGACTCTGGTCGACCCGGTCCAGCTGGTCAGGGCCGAGCCGGACCCGCTGGCGAGCGTCGAGGCGGCGCTGCTGCTGCACCTCGACGAGGACCACCAGGACCATGTGGCGGCCCTGGCCGGACTGATCGGCTCGCAACTGCTGCGCGGCGCACGCCGGATGGTGCCGTACGCGCTGGACCGGTACGGCATCGTGCTGAGGCTGGAGTACGCCGGCGCACACCAGGACGTCCGGCTGGCCTTCGGCGAGCCGCTGCCCGACGCCGATCAGGTCGGCCACCGCCTGCACGCCCTGATGGCCGCGGCAGCGGCGGCGCCGACCGGCTCCGGGGCAGGTCGACCGCGCGACTGA